A genomic stretch from Halichoerus grypus chromosome 7, mHalGry1.hap1.1, whole genome shotgun sequence includes:
- the LBR gene encoding delta(14)-sterol reductase LBR isoform X1 yields MPSRKFADGEVVRGRWPGSSLYYEVEILSHDSHSQLYTVKYKDGTELELKENDIKPLTSFRQRKSGSTSSSPSRRRGSRSRSRSRSPGRPPRSSRRSASASHQADIKEMRKEVLEVKLTPLVLKPFGNSINRYNGEPERTERDGLPHRNTEEKFHLSEESSYISTQYSLRPRREEIKLKDIDSKEENIVATKGSTLLKTSEGPATQTQGLEFGGVPGVFLIMLGLPAFLFLLLLMCKQKEPSLLNFPPPLPALSDLWETRVFGVYLLWFLLQALFYLLPVGKVVEGMPLTDGRRLKYRLNGFYALLLTAAAIGAAVFWGVPLLFVYQHFLQLVLAAFAFTVALSTYLAVRAAGAPPAALAPASSGNAIYDFFIGRELNPRIGTFDLKYFCELRPGLIGWVVVNLVMLLAEMKLQDRAAPSLAMILVNSFQLLYVVDALWNEEALLTTMDITHDGFGFMLAFGDLVWVPFIYSFQAFYLVSHPNEVSWPMASLIIALKLCGYVIFRCANSQKNAFRKNPSDPKLAHLKTIHTSTGKNLLVSGWWGFVRHPNYLGDLIMALAWSLPCGFKHILPYFYVIYFAMLLVHREARDERQCRTKYGRAWEQYRQRVPYRIVPYVY; encoded by the exons ATGCCGAGTAGGAAATTCGCCGACGGTGAGGTGGTAAGAGGTCGGTGGCCTGGAAGTTCGCTTTACTATGAAGTCGAAATTCTGAGTCATGATAGCCACTCCCAGCTCTACACCGTCAAGTACAAAGACGGCACCGAACTTGAACTGAAGGAGAATGATATCAAG CCTTTAACTTCCTTTAGACAAAGGAAAAGTGGCTCAACTTCCAGTTCTCCTTCCAGACGCCGAGGGAGTAGGTCAAGGTCGCGCTCCCGATCCCCTGGTCGACCACCTAGAAGTTCCCGCCGATCCGCCTCTGCTTCGCACCAGGCCGACATtaaggaaatgaggaaggaagTATTGGAAGTGAAGTTGACCCCGCTGGTGTTG AAGCCGTTTGGGAACAGCATCAACAGGTACAATGGGGAGCCTGAGCGCACAGAGAGGGATGGCCTGCCTCACAGAAACACTGAG gaaaaattCCATCTGTCAGAAGAAAGTAGTTACATATCTACACAGTATAGCCTTCGGCCAAGAAGAGAGGAGATCAAATTAAAAGACATAGATTCTAAGGAAGAAAACATTGTTGCAACAAAAGGGTCTACATTATTGAAAACCTCTGAAGGGCCAGCCACGCAGACCCAGGGTCTGGAGTTCGGCGGAGTCCCTG GTGTGTTTCTCATCATGCTTGGCCTGCCCGCCTTCCTCTTCCTGTTGCTGTTGATGTGCAAACAGAAAGAGCCCAGTCTTCTGAATTTCCCGCCTCCTTTGCCAGCTTTGTCTGATTTGTGGGAAACCAGAGTGTTTGGGGTCTACCTCCTCTGGTTTTTGCTTCAGGCTCTGTTCTACTTACTGCCAGTCGGGAAG gtTGTGGAAGGCATGCCTCTTACTGATGGAAGAAGACTCAAGTATAGATTGAAcg GGTTCTACGCTCTCCTGCTGACGGCTGCGGCCATCGGGGCAGCCGTGTTCTGGGGCGTGCCGCTGCTCTTCGTGTACCAGCACTTCCTGCAGCTGGTGCTGGCCGCCTTCGCCTTTACCGTGGCCCTCAGCACCTACCTGGCTGTGCGCGCTGCGGGGGCGCCCCCGGCCGCCCTGGCCCCCGCCAGCTCCG GAAATGCCATCTATGATTTCTTCATTGGCCGCGAACTTAATCCTCGGATTGGTACCTTTGATCTCAAATACTTTTGTGAATTGCGCCCCGGATTGATCGGATGG GTGGTTGTGAACTTGGTGATGCTTTTGGCTGAGATGAAGCTACAGGATCGAGCTGCTCCATCCTTGGCGATGATTTTGGTTAACAGTTTCCAGCTCTTGTATGTGGTGGACGCTCTCTGGAACGAG GAAGCATTGTTGACGACCATGGACATCACCCACGATGGGTTTGGATTCATGCTGGCTTTTGGAGACTTGGTGTGGGTTCCCTTTATCTACAGCTTTCAAGCCTTTTATCTCGTCAGCCATCCCAATGAAGTGTCCTGGCCCATGGCCTCTCTAATTATTGCTCTGAAAC tttgTGGATACGTAATCTTCCGATGTGCAAATTCTCAGAAAAATGCATTCCGGAAAAATCCCAGTGATCCAAAGCTTGCAC atTTAAAAACTATCCATACTTCAACCGGAAAAAATCTTCTAGTTTCTGGATGGTGGGGCTTTGTTCGTCACCCCAACTACTTGGGTGATCTCATCATGGCCCTGGCGTGGTCCCTCCCCTGTG GTTTTAAGCACATTCTGCCCTATTTCTATGTGATCTACTTCGCCATGCTGCTGGTGCACCGCGAGGCGCGTGACGAGCGCCAGTGCCGGACGAAGTACGGCCGGGCCTGGGAGCAGTACCGCCAACGCGTGCCCTACCGCATCGTCCCCTACGTCTACTAG
- the LBR gene encoding delta(14)-sterol reductase LBR isoform X2 has translation MPSRKFADGEVVRGRWPGSSLYYEVEILSHDSHSQLYTVKYKDGTELELKENDIKPLTSFRQRKSGSTSSSPSRRRGSRSRSRSRSPGRPPRSSRRSASASHQADIKEMRKEVLEVKLTPLVLKPFGNSINRYNGEPERTERDGLPHRNTEEKFHLSEESSYISTQYSLRPRREEIKLKDIDSKEENIVATKGSTLLKTSEGPATQTQGLEFGGVPGVFLIMLGLPAFLFLLLLMCKQKEPSLLNFPPPLPALSDLWETRVFGVYLLWFLLQALFYLLPVGKVVEGMPLTDGRRLKYRLNGFYALLLTAAAIGAAVFWGVPLLFVYQHFLQLVLAAFAFTVALSTYLAVRAAGAPPAALAPASSGNAIYDFFIGRELNPRIGTFDLKYFCELRPGLIGWEALLTTMDITHDGFGFMLAFGDLVWVPFIYSFQAFYLVSHPNEVSWPMASLIIALKLCGYVIFRCANSQKNAFRKNPSDPKLAHLKTIHTSTGKNLLVSGWWGFVRHPNYLGDLIMALAWSLPCGFKHILPYFYVIYFAMLLVHREARDERQCRTKYGRAWEQYRQRVPYRIVPYVY, from the exons ATGCCGAGTAGGAAATTCGCCGACGGTGAGGTGGTAAGAGGTCGGTGGCCTGGAAGTTCGCTTTACTATGAAGTCGAAATTCTGAGTCATGATAGCCACTCCCAGCTCTACACCGTCAAGTACAAAGACGGCACCGAACTTGAACTGAAGGAGAATGATATCAAG CCTTTAACTTCCTTTAGACAAAGGAAAAGTGGCTCAACTTCCAGTTCTCCTTCCAGACGCCGAGGGAGTAGGTCAAGGTCGCGCTCCCGATCCCCTGGTCGACCACCTAGAAGTTCCCGCCGATCCGCCTCTGCTTCGCACCAGGCCGACATtaaggaaatgaggaaggaagTATTGGAAGTGAAGTTGACCCCGCTGGTGTTG AAGCCGTTTGGGAACAGCATCAACAGGTACAATGGGGAGCCTGAGCGCACAGAGAGGGATGGCCTGCCTCACAGAAACACTGAG gaaaaattCCATCTGTCAGAAGAAAGTAGTTACATATCTACACAGTATAGCCTTCGGCCAAGAAGAGAGGAGATCAAATTAAAAGACATAGATTCTAAGGAAGAAAACATTGTTGCAACAAAAGGGTCTACATTATTGAAAACCTCTGAAGGGCCAGCCACGCAGACCCAGGGTCTGGAGTTCGGCGGAGTCCCTG GTGTGTTTCTCATCATGCTTGGCCTGCCCGCCTTCCTCTTCCTGTTGCTGTTGATGTGCAAACAGAAAGAGCCCAGTCTTCTGAATTTCCCGCCTCCTTTGCCAGCTTTGTCTGATTTGTGGGAAACCAGAGTGTTTGGGGTCTACCTCCTCTGGTTTTTGCTTCAGGCTCTGTTCTACTTACTGCCAGTCGGGAAG gtTGTGGAAGGCATGCCTCTTACTGATGGAAGAAGACTCAAGTATAGATTGAAcg GGTTCTACGCTCTCCTGCTGACGGCTGCGGCCATCGGGGCAGCCGTGTTCTGGGGCGTGCCGCTGCTCTTCGTGTACCAGCACTTCCTGCAGCTGGTGCTGGCCGCCTTCGCCTTTACCGTGGCCCTCAGCACCTACCTGGCTGTGCGCGCTGCGGGGGCGCCCCCGGCCGCCCTGGCCCCCGCCAGCTCCG GAAATGCCATCTATGATTTCTTCATTGGCCGCGAACTTAATCCTCGGATTGGTACCTTTGATCTCAAATACTTTTGTGAATTGCGCCCCGGATTGATCGGATGG GAAGCATTGTTGACGACCATGGACATCACCCACGATGGGTTTGGATTCATGCTGGCTTTTGGAGACTTGGTGTGGGTTCCCTTTATCTACAGCTTTCAAGCCTTTTATCTCGTCAGCCATCCCAATGAAGTGTCCTGGCCCATGGCCTCTCTAATTATTGCTCTGAAAC tttgTGGATACGTAATCTTCCGATGTGCAAATTCTCAGAAAAATGCATTCCGGAAAAATCCCAGTGATCCAAAGCTTGCAC atTTAAAAACTATCCATACTTCAACCGGAAAAAATCTTCTAGTTTCTGGATGGTGGGGCTTTGTTCGTCACCCCAACTACTTGGGTGATCTCATCATGGCCCTGGCGTGGTCCCTCCCCTGTG GTTTTAAGCACATTCTGCCCTATTTCTATGTGATCTACTTCGCCATGCTGCTGGTGCACCGCGAGGCGCGTGACGAGCGCCAGTGCCGGACGAAGTACGGCCGGGCCTGGGAGCAGTACCGCCAACGCGTGCCCTACCGCATCGTCCCCTACGTCTACTAG